The following proteins are encoded in a genomic region of Lactiplantibacillus plantarum:
- a CDS encoding alpha/beta hydrolase: protein MTTRKKWTIALIAFLTVIVIGVAGGSFYLYHFAFEPTPKVLNHSSSKSKSKLKQNQAWLKRVNKQTWHETSATDHLKLVADYVPAAHRTTKTIIVAHGYMGNKEQMASYIRLWHRQGYNVLAPDDRGNGQSQGDYYGFGWPDRLDYLKWTRQVIRRVGQNSQIGLFGVSMGGATVMMMSGEKLPSQVKAIIEDCGYTSVGDELGYELNQLYHLPKFPLLYTASWVAQAKAHFNFMTASSVNQLKKNKLPIFFIHGAKDTFVPTKMVYQNYRATTVKSKQLWVAPGAGHAESYTRYPQLYQQKVSQFMAKYLK, encoded by the coding sequence ATGACAACACGCAAAAAATGGACAATTGCGCTCATTGCATTCTTGACCGTGATCGTCATTGGGGTCGCGGGCGGTAGTTTTTATTTATATCACTTTGCATTTGAACCCACCCCGAAAGTTTTGAACCATAGTTCTAGTAAGAGTAAAAGTAAGTTGAAGCAGAACCAAGCGTGGCTGAAACGGGTCAACAAGCAGACCTGGCATGAGACGTCCGCAACGGATCATTTGAAGTTAGTTGCGGACTATGTACCAGCTGCGCACCGAACCACCAAAACGATTATTGTGGCGCATGGTTACATGGGTAACAAGGAGCAGATGGCGAGCTATATTCGATTGTGGCATCGCCAAGGATATAATGTGCTGGCACCGGATGATCGTGGCAATGGTCAGAGTCAGGGGGATTACTATGGTTTTGGTTGGCCTGACCGGTTGGACTATCTAAAGTGGACGCGACAGGTGATTCGCCGCGTAGGCCAAAATAGTCAGATTGGACTCTTTGGCGTTTCAATGGGTGGTGCGACTGTCATGATGATGAGTGGCGAGAAACTTCCATCACAAGTTAAAGCGATTATTGAAGATTGTGGCTATACCAGTGTTGGTGATGAATTGGGATATGAGCTGAATCAACTATATCACTTACCGAAGTTTCCACTGCTGTATACGGCAAGCTGGGTAGCTCAAGCGAAGGCCCACTTCAACTTTATGACGGCGAGTTCAGTAAACCAGCTCAAGAAGAATAAGTTGCCAATCTTCTTTATTCATGGTGCTAAGGATACTTTTGTCCCCACGAAGATGGTATATCAGAACTACCGCGCTACGACGGTCAAGTCAAAGCAATTATGGGTGGCTCCAGGAGCTGGTCACGCGGAATCATACACGCGTTATCCGCAATTATATCAACAAAAAGTAAGCCAGTTCATGGCAAAATATTTGAAGTAA
- a CDS encoding MFS transporter codes for MKGALTGWRRNLAVLWLGTFIAGMGFSEVMPFLSLYVGQMGDFSKNELTMYSGITYAVTFFVVAVVSPLWGKLADRRGRKIMLLRSSLGMAFVIGAMGFVHNIWILILLRFLQGLCAGYIPNASALIATETPKESSGTAIGILTTGYVSGNLIGPILGGVLAQVFSIRLTFIITGILLLIVFVLSLTLVHESFKPSDAPIAKRDGGLLSQFKNPTLIITLLVSTMIIQMGNNSITPIISLYVKELMHNVGPITVVAGIIAALPGISTLLSAPRLGRLGDHRGADRILVFGFVFAILMYFPQGFVSSVWTLGLLRFMIGISDGALFPTVQTLLSKNTPRELTGTIFSWNQSFQAAGSMLGSLLGGAVSGWFDYNGVFIFTALSLLLNFIGVLIFIPSMRHPFAKHSVD; via the coding sequence GTGAAGGGCGCATTGACAGGCTGGCGCCGGAATCTCGCTGTTCTCTGGCTAGGAACATTTATCGCCGGAATGGGATTTTCTGAAGTCATGCCATTCTTATCATTATACGTTGGTCAAATGGGGGATTTCTCCAAAAACGAACTCACGATGTATAGTGGTATTACATACGCAGTGACTTTTTTTGTCGTCGCTGTTGTCTCACCATTATGGGGTAAACTCGCTGACCGGCGTGGTCGCAAAATCATGCTGCTGCGTTCTTCGCTTGGGATGGCCTTTGTTATCGGTGCGATGGGATTTGTCCATAACATTTGGATACTCATTCTACTTCGGTTCTTACAAGGCCTGTGTGCCGGCTACATTCCCAATGCTAGCGCCCTAATCGCCACCGAAACTCCCAAGGAAAGTAGTGGGACCGCAATCGGTATCCTAACAACTGGCTACGTGTCTGGTAACTTGATCGGCCCGATTCTCGGTGGCGTACTCGCCCAAGTTTTCTCTATTCGTTTGACTTTCATTATCACCGGAATTTTGCTACTGATCGTCTTCGTATTGAGTCTGACACTCGTCCACGAAAGCTTTAAACCCAGCGACGCGCCGATTGCTAAACGTGACGGCGGTCTACTCAGCCAATTTAAAAATCCAACGTTGATTATCACACTGCTCGTCTCCACGATGATTATTCAAATGGGGAATAATTCCATCACGCCCATTATTAGTCTATATGTCAAAGAACTGATGCATAACGTCGGCCCAATCACCGTCGTTGCTGGAATCATTGCCGCTCTACCCGGAATTTCGACGCTATTATCGGCGCCGCGACTCGGACGGCTCGGTGATCACCGGGGGGCTGACCGTATCCTTGTCTTTGGTTTCGTCTTTGCCATCCTGATGTACTTTCCACAAGGCTTCGTCTCCAGTGTGTGGACATTAGGGCTATTGCGCTTCATGATTGGGATCTCTGACGGGGCCCTCTTTCCAACGGTGCAAACATTATTATCCAAAAATACACCCCGCGAGTTAACAGGCACTATTTTCAGTTGGAATCAATCTTTCCAAGCGGCTGGCAGCATGCTCGGCTCCTTACTTGGTGGCGCCGTCTCCGGCTGGTTCGATTACAACGGTGTCTTTATCTTCACCGCCTTGTCATTACTGCTTAACTTCATCGGCGTACTGATCTTTATACCAAGTATGCGGCACCCATTTGCAAAACACTCGGTTGATTAA
- a CDS encoding cytosine permease: MQQESKYQIEMVAPKHRHMSNWDMFATWIGANANNGTWYVGGVLAACGLLTALKVIVASSTLSYLCLSLVGFMGYKTGAATMSLIRGSFGVRGSYVPSFVNLTQYIGWTAVNTFIAATSVSYLLHDLVGWPVYGKPGGAKGLILGIIVMSVLHLLSVSVGQRSVQMIERLGIILVILFVLGETVVVFQTVSVHDLLTWQAPTHLHMTAGAGMDTLAAFNLSWVTAGADFTRFTRKKSGATGMPFLGAFTGLFWFAFIGLAATISIAITSGTYDPNNSDPSTIASRLGLGVLALLVIVLTSMTANAVNLLAAGSALSNIFPRIRLRPALWAVTIIATLVTLIPLIMGSFLAAFTAFLDYIGMVLGPMISVMLVDYYWRHRQHYDINELASSKGQYWYHHGVNWIALLCWVLGVAIFLLLKHVVWIATVTGATFIDMALIGVIYVALMRIFYPLPAKRV; this comes from the coding sequence GTGCAGCAAGAGTCAAAGTATCAAATAGAAATGGTGGCGCCTAAGCACCGACACATGTCTAATTGGGACATGTTTGCAACTTGGATTGGCGCCAATGCCAATAATGGCACGTGGTACGTTGGTGGTGTATTGGCTGCGTGTGGTTTATTGACGGCGCTTAAAGTGATTGTAGCATCGTCCACGCTATCGTATTTATGTTTATCGTTAGTCGGCTTCATGGGGTATAAGACCGGGGCGGCGACGATGAGCTTGATTCGTGGTTCCTTTGGTGTGCGGGGCAGTTACGTTCCGTCCTTTGTGAACTTGACCCAGTATATTGGCTGGACAGCGGTAAACACGTTCATTGCAGCAACTTCTGTCAGCTATTTATTACACGATCTAGTTGGCTGGCCAGTCTATGGTAAACCCGGTGGGGCTAAAGGACTGATCCTCGGAATTATTGTCATGAGTGTGTTGCATTTATTGAGTGTTTCGGTCGGTCAACGGTCGGTTCAGATGATTGAACGTTTAGGTATTATTCTTGTCATCTTATTTGTTTTAGGGGAGACGGTCGTCGTGTTCCAGACGGTCTCAGTGCATGATTTGTTAACGTGGCAGGCGCCGACACATTTACATATGACGGCGGGGGCTGGGATGGATACGCTAGCGGCGTTCAATTTGTCTTGGGTGACAGCGGGTGCTGATTTTACGCGGTTTACGCGCAAAAAGAGTGGCGCGACTGGCATGCCATTTTTAGGGGCCTTTACCGGCTTGTTCTGGTTCGCCTTTATCGGGCTTGCCGCGACGATCAGTATCGCGATTACTTCTGGAACTTATGATCCTAATAACTCTGACCCGAGTACCATTGCGAGTCGACTAGGCTTGGGGGTATTAGCACTACTGGTGATTGTCTTAACGAGTATGACGGCGAACGCGGTAAACTTATTGGCGGCTGGTTCGGCGCTGTCGAATATCTTCCCACGGATTCGGTTACGACCAGCACTGTGGGCCGTGACAATCATTGCCACGTTAGTCACACTGATTCCATTAATCATGGGGAGTTTTTTAGCTGCATTCACGGCGTTCCTAGATTATATTGGGATGGTGCTTGGACCGATGATCAGCGTGATGTTAGTCGATTACTATTGGCGGCATCGTCAGCACTATGATATCAACGAACTGGCGAGCTCTAAGGGGCAGTATTGGTATCATCATGGGGTGAACTGGATTGCGCTATTATGTTGGGTACTAGGTGTGGCCATCTTCTTGTTATTGAAGCACGTTGTTTGGATTGCGACGGTGACTGGTGCAACTTTCATTGACATGGCGCTTATCGGGGTCATTTACGTGGCTTTAATGCGAATTTTCTACCCGTTACCTGCCAAACGTGTCTAA
- a CDS encoding DUF1398 family protein, with translation MFKLTEIDDVLNNLGDHADFATIAKKEADLGVQHFQYDVATGATTYFGENGYLVERRTNGLAVRVAREEDAAAVEQIAKQYIAGQLALADAVKQFAKAGCQAWTANLKRHIVDFSGDEGKIMAAVTF, from the coding sequence ATGTTTAAATTAACTGAGATCGATGACGTATTAAATAATTTAGGTGACCACGCAGACTTTGCCACGATTGCCAAAAAAGAAGCCGATTTGGGCGTTCAACATTTTCAATATGATGTTGCTACTGGTGCCACAACTTACTTTGGTGAGAACGGTTATCTCGTGGAACGGCGGACGAATGGCTTAGCAGTCCGGGTCGCTCGTGAAGAAGATGCCGCGGCAGTTGAACAAATCGCGAAGCAATATATTGCTGGCCAGCTGGCTCTAGCAGACGCTGTCAAGCAGTTTGCCAAGGCTGGGTGTCAAGCTTGGACTGCTAACTTAAAACGCCACATCGTCGATTTTAGCGGCGATGAAGGTAAAATCATGGCAGCTGTAACATTCTAA
- a CDS encoding DHA2 family efflux MFS transporter permease subunit — MDSVQSSPQAKQRARVPVAHPMLAMMGMLIGGFVGMFSETSLNIALPQLMAQLHVSTATVQWLVTGYMLMIGIVLPLSSLITKWFTTRQVILFALIDFAVGAIISASAPGFGVLLFGRMIQGIATGLILPLMFTVAMQIFPPYKLGAAMGMVGLVIMFAPAVGPTIAGAILGLASWRWIFWLFIPFLIIAFIFAVTSLNNIAKVTRPKVDFLSILLSMVGFGSLVVGVSLASDQGWGSPAVLGALILGLVILAWYAHRQLTMESPILNLKTFAIPGFRVGACLVMINFGIILSAMYLLPMYIQKGLLIPVALTGVIMLPGGLMNAIVSAVSGRLYDSIGARTPAMLGFLISMVGALMLALTTTQSATWYVILAHVILMIGAPLAMSPSQTHGLNSLTGPIAADGSTIMNTLQQVVGAISTAIATSLLGIGQASYYANGGHQASSAFVNGAHYGFYFTFILALAGLLLATRLSKKTTN; from the coding sequence ATGGATTCAGTACAAAGTAGCCCGCAAGCTAAACAACGGGCCCGCGTTCCCGTTGCCCATCCCATGCTAGCCATGATGGGGATGTTAATTGGTGGTTTTGTTGGGATGTTTAGTGAAACATCACTGAACATTGCCCTCCCCCAATTGATGGCTCAGCTACACGTGTCAACGGCAACTGTGCAATGGCTAGTAACCGGTTACATGCTTATGATTGGGATTGTCCTTCCACTTTCAAGCTTAATTACCAAATGGTTTACGACCCGCCAAGTGATTTTATTTGCCCTGATTGACTTCGCCGTTGGTGCGATTATTTCGGCTTCAGCGCCTGGCTTTGGCGTGTTATTATTCGGTCGAATGATTCAAGGTATCGCAACTGGCCTGATCTTACCACTCATGTTTACCGTGGCTATGCAGATTTTTCCACCCTACAAATTAGGGGCAGCTATGGGGATGGTCGGTTTAGTCATCATGTTCGCACCGGCCGTGGGTCCAACGATTGCTGGAGCCATCTTAGGACTAGCTTCATGGCGGTGGATTTTTTGGCTCTTTATCCCATTCTTGATTATTGCCTTTATCTTTGCCGTCACTTCACTTAACAACATTGCGAAAGTAACCCGGCCGAAAGTGGACTTCTTATCCATTTTACTTTCAATGGTTGGCTTTGGTAGCCTTGTTGTTGGCGTTAGTCTTGCTAGTGATCAAGGTTGGGGGTCGCCCGCTGTACTAGGTGCCTTAATTTTGGGACTGGTTATTCTGGCTTGGTATGCCCATCGACAACTCACCATGGAATCGCCAATTCTGAACCTTAAGACATTTGCTATCCCTGGTTTTCGGGTTGGCGCTTGCCTCGTTATGATTAACTTTGGGATTATCTTATCAGCCATGTATTTACTCCCAATGTACATTCAAAAGGGGCTGTTGATTCCCGTTGCCTTGACTGGGGTCATCATGTTACCCGGTGGCTTGATGAACGCAATTGTATCGGCCGTCTCGGGTCGCTTATATGACTCGATTGGCGCCCGCACTCCAGCAATGCTGGGGTTCTTGATTTCAATGGTTGGTGCCCTCATGTTGGCACTGACAACCACGCAGAGTGCAACGTGGTACGTTATTTTGGCCCACGTTATCTTAATGATTGGGGCGCCATTAGCGATGTCCCCTTCACAGACGCATGGTTTAAATTCCTTAACGGGACCAATTGCCGCCGATGGTAGTACAATCATGAACACACTACAGCAAGTCGTTGGTGCCATTTCAACCGCAATTGCAACGAGCTTATTAGGCATTGGCCAAGCTTCTTACTACGCCAATGGGGGTCATCAAGCTTCTAGCGCGTTCGTCAACGGTGCCCATTACGGGTTCTACTTTACGTTTATTTTAGCGCTCGCCGGTTTGTTGCTTGCAACCCGTTTGTCTAAAAAAACGACTAACTAA
- a CDS encoding CopY/TcrY family copper transport repressor, translating to MEAQTKIEISDAEWEVMRVAWTLGNVTSSQVAEIMADKMGWKTATVKTLLGRLVKKGALRAEKNGRAFNYYPMVEEQPSMDEAVGTLFGHLCQMRVGQTLVDLVNQTELSQTDIAALQAVLAEKAKDAPEMVDCDCVPGTRC from the coding sequence TTGGAAGCACAAACTAAAATTGAAATCAGTGATGCCGAATGGGAAGTCATGCGGGTTGCTTGGACGTTGGGCAATGTCACGAGTAGTCAGGTCGCTGAGATCATGGCGGATAAGATGGGATGGAAGACAGCAACGGTCAAGACACTGCTTGGACGGCTCGTCAAAAAAGGTGCGTTACGTGCTGAAAAGAATGGTCGAGCGTTCAATTATTATCCAATGGTTGAGGAACAGCCATCGATGGATGAGGCCGTGGGCACCCTCTTCGGTCATTTATGTCAGATGCGCGTTGGTCAAACGTTGGTGGACCTTGTTAACCAAACGGAATTGAGTCAAACGGATATCGCCGCTTTACAGGCAGTATTGGCTGAAAAAGCCAAGGATGCGCCAGAAATGGTGGACTGCGATTGTGTGCCGGGGACGCGGTGTTAA
- a CDS encoding heavy metal translocating P-type ATPase has product MKDMDMQHMAHHDSNDMGDMDMGNGEMMHMGNLKLKFWVALVLTIPIIIMSPMMGVNLPFQIVFRPWSDYIVAILGTILFLYGGQPFFSGAKAEVKNHKPAMMTLITMGISVAYVYSIYAVVANDLLNAKPMVTDFFWELATLIVIMLLGHWIEMNTVMNAGSAVDKLAKLLPSTAHKLVDGQVHDVAIADLANGDQVQVRAGEQIPADGTVLNGATSVNEAMVTGEAKLVEKRAKDQVVGGSVNGDGTFEMKVTGTGESGYLAQVMKLVSDAQAAKSSQENMADKVAGLLFYAALTVAIVAFIVWLLVGNLALALSIAVTVLVIACPHALGLAIPLVVARSTAIAASHGLLIRNRDAMEQVKKLNYALMDKTGTLTAGNFKVADYQSSADRLTADAVLAMMAGLENGSSHPLAVGILAAAKEHQLTPKVSQDVHQITGVGLSGTIDGQTYQIVSAAYLDKQNLAYDQQTFNRLASAGNSVSFLIQEQTVLGFVAQGDQIKPEAKNLIDSLKAQNITPVMLTGDNPQSAQVVAKQLGITEVHAGLLPEDKAKLVQQYQADGSHVMMIGDGVNDAPSLARADIGVAIGSGTDVAIDSADIVLVKSNPNDVVDFLALARRTTRKMAQNLWWGAGYNVITIPLAAGILAPLGFILNPMFGAVVMSLSTVIVAINAMTLRLKD; this is encoded by the coding sequence ATGAAAGACATGGATATGCAACACATGGCGCACCATGATTCAAATGACATGGGCGATATGGATATGGGTAACGGTGAGATGATGCACATGGGCAATCTCAAGTTGAAGTTTTGGGTAGCGTTAGTTCTGACGATTCCGATTATCATTATGAGTCCGATGATGGGGGTCAATTTACCATTTCAAATCGTTTTTCGGCCATGGTCCGATTATATCGTCGCAATTTTAGGCACAATCCTGTTTCTATACGGTGGGCAACCGTTTTTCAGCGGTGCCAAGGCGGAGGTCAAAAATCATAAGCCTGCCATGATGACGTTGATTACAATGGGTATCAGTGTGGCGTACGTTTACAGTATCTATGCTGTGGTTGCCAATGACTTGTTAAATGCAAAACCAATGGTGACCGATTTCTTCTGGGAACTAGCGACTTTGATCGTCATCATGTTGTTAGGCCACTGGATCGAGATGAATACGGTCATGAATGCGGGATCGGCGGTAGATAAACTAGCAAAACTATTACCAAGTACGGCACATAAGTTAGTTGATGGGCAGGTCCATGACGTGGCAATTGCTGATCTAGCTAATGGTGATCAAGTTCAGGTCCGGGCTGGTGAACAAATTCCAGCTGACGGCACAGTGTTAAATGGTGCGACTAGTGTGAATGAAGCGATGGTTACTGGTGAAGCTAAGTTAGTTGAAAAACGCGCTAAGGATCAAGTTGTGGGTGGTTCAGTCAATGGTGATGGGACGTTTGAGATGAAAGTCACCGGGACTGGTGAATCCGGATACTTAGCCCAAGTCATGAAGTTAGTCAGTGACGCACAGGCGGCCAAATCGTCGCAAGAAAATATGGCGGATAAAGTGGCCGGACTCTTGTTCTACGCTGCCTTGACCGTTGCAATCGTTGCCTTTATCGTCTGGTTACTCGTGGGCAATCTGGCGTTAGCACTATCAATTGCGGTGACAGTGCTCGTGATTGCTTGTCCTCACGCTTTAGGATTGGCAATTCCATTGGTAGTGGCACGGAGTACGGCGATTGCGGCCAGCCACGGGTTACTGATTCGTAATCGGGATGCGATGGAACAAGTCAAAAAGTTGAACTACGCGTTGATGGATAAGACCGGGACATTGACAGCTGGTAACTTTAAGGTCGCTGATTATCAAAGTAGCGCCGACCGGCTAACTGCGGACGCAGTCTTGGCGATGATGGCCGGTTTGGAAAATGGCTCTAGTCATCCCTTAGCTGTCGGAATTCTTGCTGCCGCTAAGGAACATCAGTTAACCCCTAAGGTTAGTCAGGATGTTCATCAGATTACTGGTGTCGGGTTAAGCGGCACGATTGATGGGCAGACGTATCAGATCGTTTCGGCAGCTTACTTGGATAAACAAAATTTAGCCTATGACCAGCAAACGTTCAATCGACTGGCAAGTGCCGGTAACTCAGTCAGTTTTTTGATTCAGGAGCAGACAGTCTTAGGTTTTGTCGCTCAGGGTGACCAGATCAAGCCGGAAGCCAAGAACTTGATCGATAGTTTGAAGGCCCAAAACATTACCCCAGTAATGCTAACCGGTGATAATCCGCAGAGCGCCCAAGTCGTTGCTAAGCAGCTCGGAATTACAGAAGTGCATGCGGGTTTATTGCCCGAAGATAAGGCTAAGCTCGTTCAACAGTATCAGGCTGATGGTAGCCACGTTATGATGATTGGCGATGGTGTTAACGATGCCCCTAGTCTGGCCCGGGCAGATATTGGCGTTGCCATTGGGTCTGGGACTGACGTTGCTATTGATTCTGCTGATATCGTTCTCGTTAAGAGTAATCCAAATGATGTGGTCGATTTCTTGGCTCTGGCCCGGCGAACGACCCGGAAGATGGCGCAAAATTTATGGTGGGGTGCTGGATACAATGTCATCACAATCCCCTTGGCTGCTGGTATTCTCGCACCACTCGGCTTTATTTTGAACCCGATGTTTGGTGCGGTAGTGATGTCATTAAGCACGGTAATCGTGGCAATTAATGCGATGACGTTACGATTAAAAGACTAA
- a CDS encoding choloylglycine hydrolase family protein, whose protein sequence is MCTSLTIQTTAGDQFLARTMDFAFELGGRPVAIPRNHHFDSVTNADGFDSPYSFVGTGRDLNGYIFVDGVNEHGVSAAALYFSGQAHFTQQTKAGKVNLAPHEVLMWILGNVKSTAELGERIADLNVMEAAAPLLNIVVPLHWIISDKSGSTYVLELENDGVHYMKNPVGVMTNTPDFEWHLKNLSNYVNLQPGPHPSRQYGDMTVNPFGPGTGALGMHGDYTSVARFVRTVFMREHTDAVTTDAEAVNALSHMLNSVEIPKGVKMQDNGTPDYTQYRAYMSMNEPAFYMQPYADQTITRVELTPALMTAAQPTEFELKTTQQFRLAN, encoded by the coding sequence ATGTGTACTAGTTTAACGATTCAAACCACGGCGGGTGATCAGTTTTTAGCACGCACCATGGACTTTGCTTTTGAACTTGGTGGTCGACCAGTGGCAATCCCACGGAATCACCACTTTGACAGTGTTACCAATGCGGACGGTTTTGATAGCCCGTATAGCTTTGTTGGAACGGGCCGTGACTTAAATGGCTATATCTTTGTCGATGGTGTCAATGAGCACGGGGTCAGTGCTGCTGCACTCTATTTCTCGGGACAAGCTCACTTTACTCAGCAGACTAAGGCTGGCAAGGTTAACTTGGCACCCCACGAAGTTTTAATGTGGATTTTAGGAAACGTGAAGAGCACTGCTGAATTAGGCGAACGGATTGCTGACTTGAACGTGATGGAAGCCGCCGCACCACTATTGAATATTGTGGTACCACTACACTGGATCATTAGTGACAAGAGTGGTTCTACTTACGTCTTAGAATTGGAAAATGACGGTGTTCACTACATGAAGAATCCGGTGGGCGTCATGACGAACACACCAGATTTTGAATGGCATCTCAAGAATTTGAGTAATTACGTCAACTTACAACCCGGCCCTCATCCTAGTCGTCAATACGGTGACATGACGGTGAATCCTTTCGGTCCTGGAACTGGGGCGTTGGGAATGCATGGTGACTATACGTCAGTTGCACGCTTCGTTCGGACGGTCTTCATGCGTGAACATACGGATGCAGTAACGACTGATGCAGAAGCTGTCAACGCATTATCACACATGCTGAACTCAGTGGAGATTCCTAAGGGCGTTAAGATGCAAGATAACGGGACGCCAGATTATACCCAGTACCGCGCCTATATGAGCATGAATGAACCAGCATTTTACATGCAACCATACGCGGATCAGACGATTACGCGGGTCGAATTGACACCAGCTTTAATGACGGCCGCGCAACCGACTGAATTTGAATTAAAGACAACCCAACAGTTCCGGTTAGCAAACTAA
- a CDS encoding VIT1/CCC1 transporter family protein produces the protein MKKRMSLAQRVNILRASVMGANDGILSVAGIVVGVAGATTNSFSILISGLAGMLAGTISMAMGEYVSVNTQKDSQKMAITKQKAALADDYEAEASLVVQKYVNQGISKPLAQQATREMMAEDALTTTVRERYGFNPNQFISPYAAGIASMIAFPTGSILPLVSITFFPPRVKVLATVLAVGIALMITGYVAAMLGNANRRRGMVRNVVAGLLTMIVTYFIGHLFA, from the coding sequence ATGAAAAAAAGGATGTCTTTGGCACAGCGGGTTAATATTTTGCGAGCAAGTGTCATGGGAGCGAATGATGGAATTCTATCAGTTGCCGGCATTGTTGTTGGCGTTGCGGGGGCAACCACCAATAGTTTTTCGATTTTAATATCTGGACTAGCCGGGATGTTGGCTGGGACGATTTCAATGGCCATGGGTGAATACGTCTCCGTGAATACGCAAAAAGATTCACAAAAAATGGCGATTACTAAGCAGAAGGCAGCACTTGCCGATGATTATGAAGCAGAAGCGTCGCTAGTCGTACAAAAATATGTCAATCAAGGAATCAGTAAACCGTTGGCGCAACAAGCAACCCGGGAAATGATGGCGGAAGATGCGCTGACTACGACGGTGCGTGAGCGCTATGGTTTCAATCCGAACCAGTTCATCAGTCCGTATGCGGCTGGTATTGCGTCGATGATTGCTTTTCCCACTGGCTCAATTTTGCCATTAGTTTCGATCACCTTTTTCCCACCACGGGTGAAGGTGTTAGCAACGGTGTTGGCTGTCGGAATTGCATTAATGATTACGGGATACGTAGCGGCGATGCTGGGTAATGCTAATCGTCGGCGTGGAATGGTTCGTAACGTCGTTGCCGGGTTATTGACGATGATCGTAACGTACTTTATTGGTCACTTATTTGCTTAA
- a CDS encoding VIT1/CCC1 transporter family protein has translation MQLTRTKSEKTKQTMDEKLNSLRAGVLGSNDGILTVVGVLFSVAAATTNQFTIFIAGLSDLLACAFSMASGEYASVSTQKDTEKAVVEKERQLLKTDFEGELHAVQRHYMTLGVTEETAMAIARDLLTKKPLATVVSIKYDMQLGHYMNPWDAAFASLFSASAGGVFPLLAMTFAPAHWQWPATIIAVSVAVALTGYLSAVLGKGNVKTAVIRNVLVGIVTMFIHYYVGTLF, from the coding sequence ATGCAACTGACAAGGACAAAGTCTGAGAAGACCAAACAAACGATGGATGAGAAGTTAAACTCATTACGAGCAGGTGTCTTAGGTTCTAATGATGGTATTTTAACCGTTGTGGGGGTGCTGTTTAGTGTGGCGGCCGCCACGACTAATCAGTTCACGATTTTTATTGCTGGATTATCTGATTTATTAGCCTGTGCTTTTTCGATGGCGTCAGGAGAATATGCTTCGGTCAGCACGCAGAAGGACACTGAAAAAGCCGTGGTTGAAAAGGAGCGGCAATTGCTGAAGACGGATTTTGAGGGTGAATTGCATGCTGTTCAACGCCACTATATGACTCTTGGCGTGACGGAAGAGACGGCGATGGCGATTGCACGCGATTTATTAACTAAAAAACCATTGGCAACCGTTGTCAGCATCAAATATGATATGCAACTAGGACACTATATGAATCCTTGGGATGCAGCGTTTGCATCGCTATTCTCAGCGTCAGCAGGAGGCGTCTTCCCGTTGCTCGCGATGACGTTTGCACCGGCTCATTGGCAGTGGCCGGCAACAATTATCGCGGTGTCCGTTGCCGTGGCCTTAACAGGATATTTATCGGCCGTATTAGGTAAGGGCAATGTGAAGACGGCGGTGATTCGCAACGTGCTCGTTGGGATCGTGACGATGTTCATTCACTACTACGTTGGGACGCTCTTTTAA